The Juglans microcarpa x Juglans regia isolate MS1-56 chromosome 2S, Jm3101_v1.0, whole genome shotgun sequence genome has a window encoding:
- the LOC121251866 gene encoding indole-3-acetaldehyde oxidase-like isoform X2, with amino-acid sequence MCVSLSAALVNAEKTNRPDPFPGFSKLTVSEAEKAIAGNLCRCTGYRSIADACKSFAADVDLEDLGLNCFWRNGESKEVKIKRLPFYDRNREICTFPELLKKEIRSSLVLDSKRFFWYNPVSLIELLSLLDSLETKDGSLVKLVAGNTGMGYYKEIECNERYIDLRYIPEISSIKIDLTGIEIGATVTISKTIEALKKENKAEFHSNGEMMLKKIADHMEKIASGFIRNTASIGGNLVMAQRKHFPSDIATILLAVDSMVDIMSGTRREKIMLEEFLERSPMDSKTVLLNVRIPTWESIRNISSNKNSMVLFETYRAAPRPLGNALPYLNAAFMAEVSSCRTSGGIIVYNCQLAFGAYGTKHAIRARKVEEFLAGKTLSVGVLYEAIKLVRATIIPNDGTSSPAYRSSLAIGFLFNFFSPLVDNNGETFNGLLDGYMNDLLVEVSKLDQNTPQLDHDKIPTFLSSAKQVLEISTEYYPVGEPITKAGAAIQASGEAVYVNDIPSPANCLHGAFIYSTKPLAWVRGIKFQPKPYPDGVVTVITSADIPKGGENTGSKTIFGTEPLFAEELTECAGQRLALVVADTQKRADMAINFAVVDYDLEDLEQPILSVEEAVRRSSLFEVPPFLFPKQVGDISKGMAEADQKILSAEIKLGSQYYFYMETQTALAVPDEDNCMVVYSSSQVPEWTQTVIARCLGIPEHNVRVITRRVGGGFGGKALKAMPVAAACALAAHKLRRPVRMYLDRKTDMIMAGGRHPMKITYSVGFKSNGKITALQLEILINAGCSVDISPIMPHNMLNALKKYDWGALFFDIKVCKTNHSSKSAMRAPGEVQGSFIAEAVIEHVAAALSMEVDSVRSINLHTYSSLNFFYEGSADQPLDYTLPSIWNKLVTSSSLLHRTKMVVEFNRNNKWSKRGISQIPIVHEVTLRPTPGKVSILRDGSIVVEVGGIELGQGLWTKVKQMTAFALSSIQCDRVGDLLDKVRVIQSDTLSLIQGGFTSGSTTSESSCEAVRLCCNILVERLGPLRERLKEQMGSVEWEMLVDQAHLQSVNLSASSLFVPDLNSMKYLNYGAAVSEVEVNLLTGGTTVLQTDIIYDCGQSLNPAVDLGQIEGAFVQGLGFFMLEEYLTDSNGLVVAEGTWTYKIPTLDTIPKKFNVEILNSGRHQKRVLSSKASGEPPLLLAASVHCATRAAIKEARKQLLSWSGQDGFTTNATIFDLEVPATMPVVKGLCGLESVERYLEWIIGTK; translated from the exons ATGTGTGTTTCACTCTCTGCAGCGCTGGTGAATGCTGAAAAAACCAATCGACCTGATCCCTTTCCTGGGTTCTCCAAGCTGACGGTTTCTGAAGCCGAAAAGGCTATTGCAGGAAACCTCTGCCGCTGTACTGGGTATAGATCAATAGCTGATGCCTGCAAGAGCTTTGCAGCCGATGTTGATTTGGAGGATTTGGGGTTGAACTGTTTTTGGAGAAATGGAGAGAGTAAGGAAGTAAAGATTAAGAGGCTACCTTTCTATGACCGTAATAGAGAGATCTGTACATTTCCAGAGCTTTTGAAGAAGGAAATCAGGTCTTCCTTGGTTTTGGAttctaaaagatttttttggtaCAATCCTGTAAGTCTCATAGAACTTCTAAGCTTATTGGACTCCCTTGAGACCAAGGATGGAAGCTTGGTTAAATTAGTAGCTGGTAACACGGGAATGGGTTATTACAAGGAAATTGAATGCAATGAGAGATACATTGATCTAAGGTATATTCCTGAGATCTCATcaattaaaatagatttgacTGGGATTGAGATTGGAGCAACTGTGACAATCTCTAAAACTATTGAAGctttgaagaaagaaaacaaagctGAATTTCACTCAAATGGTGagatgatgttaaaaaaaattgccgACCATATGGAGAAAATTGCTTCAGGGTTCATCCGGAATACAGCTAGTATAGGGGGAAATTTGGTGATGGCACAGAGGAAACATTTTCCTTCTGATATTGCTACAATACTTCTTGCTGTGGATTCAATGGTGGATATAATGAGTGGTACTAGACGTGAAAAGATTATGTTGGAGGAGTTTCTGGAAAGGTCTCCAATGGATTCCAAAACTGTGCTTCTAAATGTTAGAATCCCAACTTGGGAATCGATCAGAAATATTTCTTCTAATAAAAATTCTATGGTGCTGTTTGAAACCTATAGAGCTGCACCGCGGCCTCTTGGAAATGCACTTCCCTATTTAAATGCTGCTTTTATGGCTGAAGTTTCTTCCTGTAGAACTTCTGGTGGAATCATTGTATATAACTGTCAGCTGGCTTTTGGTGCTTATGGGACCAAACATGCAATCCGAGCAAGAAAGGTGGAGGAATTTTTAGCTGGAAAAACTTTAAGTGTAGGTGTTCTATATGAGGCTATCAAATTAGTTAGGGCCACCATAATACCAAATGATGGCACTTCTTCTCCTGCTTATAGGTCAAGCTTAGCCattggttttctttttaatttctttagcCCCTTAGTCGACAATAATGGTGAAACTTTTAATGGTTTATTGGATGGGTATATGAATGATTTGTTGGTTGAAGTTTCCAAATTAGACCAGAATACTCCTCAGCTTGATCATGATAAAATCCCGACTTTTCTATCATCTGCTAAGCAGGTGCTTGAAATAAGTACAGAGTATTATCCAGTTGGTGAGCCAATTACAAAAGCTGGAGCTGCCATCCAAGCTTCTG GTGAGGCTGTCTATGTGAATGACATTCCTTCACCTGCAAATTGCCTTCATGGGGCATTCATATATAGCACAAAGCCTTTGGCATGGGTAAGGGGTATAAAATTCCAGCCTAAACCATATCCGGATGGAGTGGTCACAGTTATTACTTCTGCAGACATCCCCAAAGGTGGAGAGAATACTGGATCAAAGACCATATTTGGTACTGAACCTTTATTTGCTGAGGAGCTTACTGAGTGTGCTGGTCAGCGTCTTGCCTTGGTG GTTGCTGATACACAGAAGCGTGCAGATATGGCCATAAATTTTGCAGTGGTTGATTATGACCTAGAAGATCTAGAACAGCCAATTCTTTCCGTAGAAGAGGCTGTTAGGAGATCCAGTCTTTTCGAggttcctccttttcttttcccaaaaCAGGTTGGTGATATATCAAAAGGAATGGCTGAAGCTGATCAGAAGATTCTTTCTGCCGAG ATTAAACTTGGATCACAATACTATTTCTATATGGAGACACAAACTGCCCTTGCTGTGCCAGATGAAGACAACTGCATGGTGGTATATAGTTCAAGTCAGGTCCCCGAGTGGACACAAACGGTGATTGCAAGGTGTCTTGGCATTCCTGAACATAATGTCCGTGTAATTACTAGAAGGGTTGGAGGAGGCTTTGGTGGAAAGGCTTTAAAAGCCATGCCT GTTGCTGCTGCATGTGCGCTTGCGGCCCACAAGTTGCGCCGCCCCGTCAGGATGTATCTTGATCGCAAGACTGATATGATTATGGCGGGAGGAAGGCATCCAATGAAAATAACTTACAGTGTGGGATTCAAGTCTAATGGGAAGATTACAGCATTACAACTCGAGATTTTAATTAATGCTGGGTGCTCTGTGGATATTAGTCCAATAATGCCCCATAATATGCTGAATGCACTTAAAAAATATGACTGGGGtgctttattttttgatataaaGGTATGCAAAACAAATCATTCAAGTAAATCCGCAATGCGGGCACCTGGGGAAGTACAGGGGTCATTTATTGCTGAAGCAGTAATTGAGCACGTGGCAGCTGCCCTTTCGATGGAAGTGGATTCTGTCAGAAGCATAAATCTCCACACATACAGTAGCCTCAACTTTTTCTATGAGGGTAGTGCAGATCAACCTCTTGATTATACTTTACCTTCAATATGGAACAAGTTGGTTACGTCTTCAAGCTTGCTCCATAGGACCAAAATGGTGGTAGAGTTTAATAGAAACAATAAATGGAGTAAGAGGGGCATTTCTCAAATACCCATTGTGCATGAAGTGACATTAAGACCGACTCCGGGAAAAGTCAGCATTTTACGTGATGGTTCTATTGTTGTTGAGGTCGGTGGGATTGAGCTTGGCCAGGGGCTTTGGACAAAGGTAAAACAGATGACTGCATTTGCTCTCAGCTCAATACAATGTGATAGGGTTGGGGATTTGTTGGACAAAGTACGGGTCATACAATCTGATACCTTGAGTTTAATTCAAGGGGGTTTTACTTCTGGGAGCACAACATCTGAGTCAAGCTGTGAAGCAGTGAGGCTTTGCTGCAATATTTTGGTTGAGAGACTCGGGCCTCTCAGGGAAAGATTGAAGGAGCAAATGGGTTCTGTGGAATGGGAGATGCTTGTTGATCAG GCACACTTACAATCTGTAAATTTATCAGCAAGTTCATTATTTGTTCCTGACCTTAATTCGATGAAATACCTGAACTATGGTGCTGCAGTAAGTGAG GTGGAGGTAAATCTTTTGACAGGAGGGACTACGGTTTTGCAAACAGATATTATCTATGATTGTGGACAGAGTCTTAACCCTGCTGTGGATTTAGGACAG ATTGAAGGAGCTTTTGTCCAAGGGCTTGGGTTTTTCATGCTTGAGGAATACTTGACAGATTCAAATGGATTAGTGGTTGCAGAAGGCACATGGACATATAAGATTCCTACACTTGACACGATACCCAAAAAGTTCAACGTTGAAATATTGAACAGTGGACGTCACCAAAAACGTGTTCTCTCTTCAAAAG CTTCAGGCGAGCCACCATTACTTCTAGCAGCATCTGTTCACTGTGCTACGAGAGCAGCTATTAAAGAAGCCAGAAAGCAGCTTCTCTCTTGGAGCGGCCAAGATGGGTTTACAACAAATGCAACAATATTTGATCTGGAGGTTCCAGCTACCATGCCTGTTGTAAAGGGCCTCTGTGGGCTAGAAAGCGTTGAGAGGTACTTGGAATGGATAATTGGCACAAAGTAG
- the LOC121251866 gene encoding indole-3-acetaldehyde oxidase-like isoform X1 — MAVDRETGNSLVFAVNGERIELSSVDPSTTLLEFLRSQTRFKSVKLGCGEGGCGACVVLLSKYDPVLDQVEDFTASSCLTLLCSVHGCAITTTEGLGNSKDGLHAIHQRLAGFHASQCGFCTPGMCVSLSAALVNAEKTNRPDPFPGFSKLTVSEAEKAIAGNLCRCTGYRSIADACKSFAADVDLEDLGLNCFWRNGESKEVKIKRLPFYDRNREICTFPELLKKEIRSSLVLDSKRFFWYNPVSLIELLSLLDSLETKDGSLVKLVAGNTGMGYYKEIECNERYIDLRYIPEISSIKIDLTGIEIGATVTISKTIEALKKENKAEFHSNGEMMLKKIADHMEKIASGFIRNTASIGGNLVMAQRKHFPSDIATILLAVDSMVDIMSGTRREKIMLEEFLERSPMDSKTVLLNVRIPTWESIRNISSNKNSMVLFETYRAAPRPLGNALPYLNAAFMAEVSSCRTSGGIIVYNCQLAFGAYGTKHAIRARKVEEFLAGKTLSVGVLYEAIKLVRATIIPNDGTSSPAYRSSLAIGFLFNFFSPLVDNNGETFNGLLDGYMNDLLVEVSKLDQNTPQLDHDKIPTFLSSAKQVLEISTEYYPVGEPITKAGAAIQASGEAVYVNDIPSPANCLHGAFIYSTKPLAWVRGIKFQPKPYPDGVVTVITSADIPKGGENTGSKTIFGTEPLFAEELTECAGQRLALVVADTQKRADMAINFAVVDYDLEDLEQPILSVEEAVRRSSLFEVPPFLFPKQVGDISKGMAEADQKILSAEIKLGSQYYFYMETQTALAVPDEDNCMVVYSSSQVPEWTQTVIARCLGIPEHNVRVITRRVGGGFGGKALKAMPVAAACALAAHKLRRPVRMYLDRKTDMIMAGGRHPMKITYSVGFKSNGKITALQLEILINAGCSVDISPIMPHNMLNALKKYDWGALFFDIKVCKTNHSSKSAMRAPGEVQGSFIAEAVIEHVAAALSMEVDSVRSINLHTYSSLNFFYEGSADQPLDYTLPSIWNKLVTSSSLLHRTKMVVEFNRNNKWSKRGISQIPIVHEVTLRPTPGKVSILRDGSIVVEVGGIELGQGLWTKVKQMTAFALSSIQCDRVGDLLDKVRVIQSDTLSLIQGGFTSGSTTSESSCEAVRLCCNILVERLGPLRERLKEQMGSVEWEMLVDQAHLQSVNLSASSLFVPDLNSMKYLNYGAAVSEVEVNLLTGGTTVLQTDIIYDCGQSLNPAVDLGQIEGAFVQGLGFFMLEEYLTDSNGLVVAEGTWTYKIPTLDTIPKKFNVEILNSGRHQKRVLSSKASGEPPLLLAASVHCATRAAIKEARKQLLSWSGQDGFTTNATIFDLEVPATMPVVKGLCGLESVERYLEWIIGTK; from the exons ATGGCGGTGGATAGAGAAACCGGAAACAGTCTGGTGTTTGCTGTCAATGGAGAGAGGATTGAGCTCTCCAGTGTTGACCCTTCGACTACTTTGCTCGAGTTCTTGCGTTCCCAGACTCGCTTCAAGAGTGTAAAGCTCGGCTGTGGTGAAG GTGGTTGTGGTGCTTGTGTTGTTCTATTGTCAAAGTATGACCCTGTGCTTGATCAGGTTGAGGATTTTACAGCAAGTTCATGTCTCACTCTACTTTGTAGTGTACATGGATGTGCAATTACAACAACTGAAGGCCTTGGAAATAGCAAAGATGGTTTGCACGCAATTCATCAAAGGCTTGCTGGTTTCCATGCTTCTCAATGTGGGTTTTGTACTCCTGGAATGTGTGTTTCACTCTCTGCAGCGCTGGTGAATGCTGAAAAAACCAATCGACCTGATCCCTTTCCTGGGTTCTCCAAGCTGACGGTTTCTGAAGCCGAAAAGGCTATTGCAGGAAACCTCTGCCGCTGTACTGGGTATAGATCAATAGCTGATGCCTGCAAGAGCTTTGCAGCCGATGTTGATTTGGAGGATTTGGGGTTGAACTGTTTTTGGAGAAATGGAGAGAGTAAGGAAGTAAAGATTAAGAGGCTACCTTTCTATGACCGTAATAGAGAGATCTGTACATTTCCAGAGCTTTTGAAGAAGGAAATCAGGTCTTCCTTGGTTTTGGAttctaaaagatttttttggtaCAATCCTGTAAGTCTCATAGAACTTCTAAGCTTATTGGACTCCCTTGAGACCAAGGATGGAAGCTTGGTTAAATTAGTAGCTGGTAACACGGGAATGGGTTATTACAAGGAAATTGAATGCAATGAGAGATACATTGATCTAAGGTATATTCCTGAGATCTCATcaattaaaatagatttgacTGGGATTGAGATTGGAGCAACTGTGACAATCTCTAAAACTATTGAAGctttgaagaaagaaaacaaagctGAATTTCACTCAAATGGTGagatgatgttaaaaaaaattgccgACCATATGGAGAAAATTGCTTCAGGGTTCATCCGGAATACAGCTAGTATAGGGGGAAATTTGGTGATGGCACAGAGGAAACATTTTCCTTCTGATATTGCTACAATACTTCTTGCTGTGGATTCAATGGTGGATATAATGAGTGGTACTAGACGTGAAAAGATTATGTTGGAGGAGTTTCTGGAAAGGTCTCCAATGGATTCCAAAACTGTGCTTCTAAATGTTAGAATCCCAACTTGGGAATCGATCAGAAATATTTCTTCTAATAAAAATTCTATGGTGCTGTTTGAAACCTATAGAGCTGCACCGCGGCCTCTTGGAAATGCACTTCCCTATTTAAATGCTGCTTTTATGGCTGAAGTTTCTTCCTGTAGAACTTCTGGTGGAATCATTGTATATAACTGTCAGCTGGCTTTTGGTGCTTATGGGACCAAACATGCAATCCGAGCAAGAAAGGTGGAGGAATTTTTAGCTGGAAAAACTTTAAGTGTAGGTGTTCTATATGAGGCTATCAAATTAGTTAGGGCCACCATAATACCAAATGATGGCACTTCTTCTCCTGCTTATAGGTCAAGCTTAGCCattggttttctttttaatttctttagcCCCTTAGTCGACAATAATGGTGAAACTTTTAATGGTTTATTGGATGGGTATATGAATGATTTGTTGGTTGAAGTTTCCAAATTAGACCAGAATACTCCTCAGCTTGATCATGATAAAATCCCGACTTTTCTATCATCTGCTAAGCAGGTGCTTGAAATAAGTACAGAGTATTATCCAGTTGGTGAGCCAATTACAAAAGCTGGAGCTGCCATCCAAGCTTCTG GTGAGGCTGTCTATGTGAATGACATTCCTTCACCTGCAAATTGCCTTCATGGGGCATTCATATATAGCACAAAGCCTTTGGCATGGGTAAGGGGTATAAAATTCCAGCCTAAACCATATCCGGATGGAGTGGTCACAGTTATTACTTCTGCAGACATCCCCAAAGGTGGAGAGAATACTGGATCAAAGACCATATTTGGTACTGAACCTTTATTTGCTGAGGAGCTTACTGAGTGTGCTGGTCAGCGTCTTGCCTTGGTG GTTGCTGATACACAGAAGCGTGCAGATATGGCCATAAATTTTGCAGTGGTTGATTATGACCTAGAAGATCTAGAACAGCCAATTCTTTCCGTAGAAGAGGCTGTTAGGAGATCCAGTCTTTTCGAggttcctccttttcttttcccaaaaCAGGTTGGTGATATATCAAAAGGAATGGCTGAAGCTGATCAGAAGATTCTTTCTGCCGAG ATTAAACTTGGATCACAATACTATTTCTATATGGAGACACAAACTGCCCTTGCTGTGCCAGATGAAGACAACTGCATGGTGGTATATAGTTCAAGTCAGGTCCCCGAGTGGACACAAACGGTGATTGCAAGGTGTCTTGGCATTCCTGAACATAATGTCCGTGTAATTACTAGAAGGGTTGGAGGAGGCTTTGGTGGAAAGGCTTTAAAAGCCATGCCT GTTGCTGCTGCATGTGCGCTTGCGGCCCACAAGTTGCGCCGCCCCGTCAGGATGTATCTTGATCGCAAGACTGATATGATTATGGCGGGAGGAAGGCATCCAATGAAAATAACTTACAGTGTGGGATTCAAGTCTAATGGGAAGATTACAGCATTACAACTCGAGATTTTAATTAATGCTGGGTGCTCTGTGGATATTAGTCCAATAATGCCCCATAATATGCTGAATGCACTTAAAAAATATGACTGGGGtgctttattttttgatataaaGGTATGCAAAACAAATCATTCAAGTAAATCCGCAATGCGGGCACCTGGGGAAGTACAGGGGTCATTTATTGCTGAAGCAGTAATTGAGCACGTGGCAGCTGCCCTTTCGATGGAAGTGGATTCTGTCAGAAGCATAAATCTCCACACATACAGTAGCCTCAACTTTTTCTATGAGGGTAGTGCAGATCAACCTCTTGATTATACTTTACCTTCAATATGGAACAAGTTGGTTACGTCTTCAAGCTTGCTCCATAGGACCAAAATGGTGGTAGAGTTTAATAGAAACAATAAATGGAGTAAGAGGGGCATTTCTCAAATACCCATTGTGCATGAAGTGACATTAAGACCGACTCCGGGAAAAGTCAGCATTTTACGTGATGGTTCTATTGTTGTTGAGGTCGGTGGGATTGAGCTTGGCCAGGGGCTTTGGACAAAGGTAAAACAGATGACTGCATTTGCTCTCAGCTCAATACAATGTGATAGGGTTGGGGATTTGTTGGACAAAGTACGGGTCATACAATCTGATACCTTGAGTTTAATTCAAGGGGGTTTTACTTCTGGGAGCACAACATCTGAGTCAAGCTGTGAAGCAGTGAGGCTTTGCTGCAATATTTTGGTTGAGAGACTCGGGCCTCTCAGGGAAAGATTGAAGGAGCAAATGGGTTCTGTGGAATGGGAGATGCTTGTTGATCAG GCACACTTACAATCTGTAAATTTATCAGCAAGTTCATTATTTGTTCCTGACCTTAATTCGATGAAATACCTGAACTATGGTGCTGCAGTAAGTGAG GTGGAGGTAAATCTTTTGACAGGAGGGACTACGGTTTTGCAAACAGATATTATCTATGATTGTGGACAGAGTCTTAACCCTGCTGTGGATTTAGGACAG ATTGAAGGAGCTTTTGTCCAAGGGCTTGGGTTTTTCATGCTTGAGGAATACTTGACAGATTCAAATGGATTAGTGGTTGCAGAAGGCACATGGACATATAAGATTCCTACACTTGACACGATACCCAAAAAGTTCAACGTTGAAATATTGAACAGTGGACGTCACCAAAAACGTGTTCTCTCTTCAAAAG CTTCAGGCGAGCCACCATTACTTCTAGCAGCATCTGTTCACTGTGCTACGAGAGCAGCTATTAAAGAAGCCAGAAAGCAGCTTCTCTCTTGGAGCGGCCAAGATGGGTTTACAACAAATGCAACAATATTTGATCTGGAGGTTCCAGCTACCATGCCTGTTGTAAAGGGCCTCTGTGGGCTAGAAAGCGTTGAGAGGTACTTGGAATGGATAATTGGCACAAAGTAG